The following nucleotide sequence is from Granulicella aggregans.
TGCCGCGACCGCATCGCTGGCGAAAGACTGCTTCACGACCGCGTCGAGATAGGTATACCCACCCCGCACGAAGAGATGCTTCAGCGCCTGCCACTGAATCTCCATCTCCGCTCCCTGCGCGCGGAACGCCAGCGAGTTCACGTAAGCCTCGTAAATACCCCCATCAGGATTCGCGATATCGGTCGGAATTCCGAAGTATTCATTCAACCCGTGGTAGTCGACGCCTTCCAGTTGCCGGTCAAAGACATTATGGAAGTAGCCGGCCTTCAGGATCAGCCGCTCCCCTAGGATGTTCTGATCGACGCCAATATCGTAGCTGCGCGAGCGCTGCGCCGTTGGCTGCCGAATCTTATAGGCGGCGATGTCCGCAGCAGCATTTGGATCGCTCTCCAGGACTTGCTTGTAGAGACTCTGGAACTCCAGCGCCAGGGTTGGCTCCTGCACCCCAGTCGCAGCGCTTGCCCGGAGCTTCGTTCCTCTGAACCAGCCATTTGAGATGCGAACAGGTATATAGGCGAGCCCGATGCGAGGCGTTCCCGCGATCCCGTACAGGTGGTTCTTCTCCACCGCTCCGCCAGCGGAATAAAACAGCCGGTTCTTAATATCACCCTGGAACTGGAGCGTGTACTCGTAGTTTCTACGCTCGATCTTTTCGTTCTCTCCATAGTCAGGAAGAACGAACGATCCGCGCTCATCTTCATACCGAAAGCTGCCGAGCCCCGTGAAGTGATGACTGAAGGCGAAGTCAGTCTGAAAGAACAGCTCGTCGCGGTTCGAAGAAGAGTTGCTGTTCGATCCGAAAAAGTCGGTCTGTCCTGTTGCACTGTAGCCGTTCGCTCCGCGTATCGTCACGACGTTTCCGAAGTACTCCGTAAATCCGAAGACATCGACCGGTGTCCCGTTGTAAGCGTATTGGTAGATCTGCTCACGCTTCCTCGTAACGCCATAGCGAACAAGGTTATGCCAGCGATCCCCGAAGCTGGAGCTCTCGAGCGTCAATCCAGAATAAAGATCCTGGTCCGCCTCTTTACCATTGTTCGAGATACCGAAAAAGTCATGCGCTCCCGGCAGACCGCTGGCCGAGACACCATTGCGCAGGGTAAACCGCGCCTGCACTCCCGGGATCAAGGCATATCCAAGATTGGCCGCCTCGGTAACCGAGTGATACTCATCCAGCGGCAGCGCGTTCGATGAGTTCAACCGGCTGAACGCAGCGTAGTAGTCGAGCTTTTGATGAGTCCCACTGACCTCTGCCTGATTCCGATACGTTGAGAAGTTACCGCCTTCACCCGTATAAACGAACACCGGCTTAACCGACTCGCCTCTTGGAGTGTTGAACGACACCACAGAAGCTCCCGCATCCGATCCATACAGCACGCTGTTCGGTCCTCGATACAGCTCCGCCGAAGCAATCCCCGTCTGCGTCACCGTGCCGAAGTCGAAGGTACCGCCCACATCTTCAGCCGTAGTTCCGTCGATCAATACCTTATTCGCCGTCGAGTTGCCTCCGCGAACGAAGAGCGATGTGACCCCCCCAAGCTGTCCCTGCTGCACAAATTGCACGCCCGGAGCCTGCCGCAGCGGATCGATCACCCCAAGCCGGCCCAAGAATGCGTCGTAAGAAACCAACGACAGCGCGGCACTCGTCTGTTGGATCGGCGTCTCGATTCCCGTAGCCGTCACCGTAACCTGCTCGGTCACAGATGCGATCTCCAGCACGACGTTCTGCGAGACGACTTCGGTCACATTGCCGTAGAAGTCCTTGCCGATACCGGGAGTAAAGGTAGCGGCGCTCGTAAGCAGCCGGAACCTTCCCTTCGCAGTGCTGCGAATCTCAAAGACTCCATCGACATTGGTCACACCCAACGCGATCGCTTGCTGCCCCTGGATCAACTGCACCCTGGCACCGATCACCACAGCGCCCAGCGGGTCCGTAACCGTTCCTCTCACAATCACCGCATGAGCACTTGTTGCCAGAAAAAACATCGTGGCAAGCGTGTAAATCTCCGCGCAAAACTTCGTTATAGAACGCAAACCAACCTCTTTCATCTCGTACTCCATTCATGGCGCGCAGTTTCAATACGCGGAGTTTCAGCCTCGGTCGAAGCATACGGATCGTCCCGCCGAGCAATCTTTAGGGCAGCAAGAGAACCTTGCCGGTGGTGCTCCGCGACTCAAGCGCGCGATGTGCCTGTTCCGCTTCGCGCAAGGCATAGGTATGCTCCACACGCAGCTTCAGGCTGCCATCTGAGATCCAGCCCAGAACGTCACCGGCCCGCTGCTCCAGCTCGCCTCGGGACATGATGTAGTCCTTCAGCGTGGGACGAGTGACAAAAAGCGACCCCATCGTCGACAGTCGGATCAGGTCGAACGGCGGGACCGCTCCGCTTGATCCTCCGAAGAGCACCAGCGTTCCCCGGCGATGAAGACAGGTCAGCGACTGTTCGAAGGTCGACTTGCCCACACTGTCGTAGACAACAGCGACTCCCTCGCCTTCGGTAAGGCGCTTGATCTCCGCGGCGAAATCGACCTTGGTGTAGACCAATACCTCATCAGCCCCAGCTTCACGCGATAGCTCCGCCTTCTCCTCGGTCGATACCGTCGTAAAGACGCGGGCACCCAGTTTCTTCGCCATCTGCGTCAGCAAAAGGCCCGTGCCTCCCGCTCCCGCCTGGATCAGGACCTGATCGCCGGGCTGGATGGGATAGGTGGAGTGGCAAAGGTAGTGGGCCGTCATTCCCTGCAGCATCGCGGCGGCGGCTTGTTGAGAGGTGACGTGATCGGGAACGCGGATCAACCGCGCCGCCGGGGCGACCGCGAACTCGGCGTACGTCCCCTGCACGCCGCACCACGCCACTCGATCTCCGACAGCGACCTCGGTCACGCCCTCGCCGACGCAGGCCACCGTTCCGGCAGCCTCCTGCCCGGGAATAAACGGCAGTTTCGCCGGGTACCGCCCCTCGCGAAAGTACACGTCGATGAAGTTGACCCCGATCGCTTCAATTGCGACCAGGACCTCGCCCGGCCCAGCAATGGGCGTAGCCACCTCGGACACCACGAGGGCCTCCGGCCCCCCGGGATTTGAGATCAATATTGCTTGCATATAAGGGATTGTAGCGAGGTGAAAACCCGATTGCAGAAGAACTTGGAAGAGGTTCACCGAATGAAATCCGAAATAAATTCATTCGCCATTCATCTGCGAATCCCCTGATTTATCTAGGCTCAACTCTATGCGGGACAAAGAACTTGTTTATACGATCAATGAAGGCGCCCGCGAGGGTACGGTAATCGTTCGGCTTGACGGCCCTCTAACACTCGGCAACATGTTCAAGATTCAAGACGAACTGCGCGCCATTCACCCGCCCGTTACGATCTTCGACCTCTCGAACTGCGAGTACATGGACTCCGCAGGATTGGGTGTGCTCGTAAACTTCTATGTATCAGCCGAGAAGAATGGGCGCAAGATTGGGCTCGCCGGAGTCAACGAGCGCATCCAGGCTCTCCTCGAGATGACCCACGTCACGACCCTGCTCGGCGTCTTTCCCACAGTCGATGAGGCACTGGCGAACCGGTAGTCGCCGTCCAGCGGTGGATTGCAATCAAAGACGCTACTGCAGCAGGCTCTCTTCCGAGGACCGAAGCCGCAGGATGCGATCCACCGCATAGGGCGCTCGGTGCGCTGATGTATGGAAGTGTCGGACCTGCAACTCTCCGAGTAGTCCAATCCCCATCATCTGAATCCCAGCCAGGATCAGAACTCCCGCCACCACGAACATCGGGCCATGGGCCACCATGACGTGTTGCCCGGTGATGATCTTCAGCAGCAGCAACCAGAAGGACAGCCCGCCTCCCGCCAGCACGCCGAACGCGCCGATCGCTCCAAAAAAGTGCAGCGGCCGCGTCATATACCGCAGCAGGAAACGAATCGTAAGCAGATCGAAGAACACCCTGATCGTTCGCGAGATGCCATAGTGGCTCTTGCCGAACTCCCGCTTCGGGTTGCTGATTGGAATCTCGCAGATCGACGCCCCGAACCATGAAGCCAGGGCGGGAATGAACCGATGCATCTCGCCGTAAAGCGGAATGTTCTGGATCACCTCGCGGCGATACGCTTTGAACGTCGTCCCAAAGTCATGGATGTTGACGCCCGACAACTTCGCCATCAGCCAGTTCGCCGCGCGTGAAGGAATCCGGCGCAGAATAAAGTTGTCGCCGCGCTGGCTCCGCCATCCGCTCACAACGTCGTAGCCCTCTTCGAGCTTGTTGAGGAAGTTCGGAATCTCATTCGGATCGTGTTGCAGGTCGCCGTCCATCGCCAGGATGAAATCGCCCTGGGAATGATCGAACCCGGCAGCCAGAGCACTGGTCTGACCAAAGTTCCGGCGAAGCTTGATCACCAGTACGCGACTATCGACCGCTGCGATCTCCTCCAGCAGCCGGTACGTCCGGTCGCGCGAACCATCGTCCACGAAGACCATCTCGAAGCTCTCGCCAACCTGCTCCATAACGTGCTTTACGCGGTCATAGAGGGTCGTTACGTTCTCTTCTTCGTTATGAAAGGGGACGACGATGGAGTACTTAGGCACAAGAAAAATGATACTCCGAACCTTGCGCTGCCGACCATAGCGATATAGCCGGGGGTAAGCAAAGAAGATCAGCCGATCGACATCTCCAGGCCCAAGAAAAGCTCAGTCCCTGCGCTCAGAAATTCCACAGCTACGAGGAAACGGATATTAGCAGGGACTAAACCATATCTTCATCATCTTTCGGCGGGGCTGCATAAGCCCCATAGAATCAACAAGCGCCACCATTCGGGCGCCTTGGCACCATGAAAAACTTACAGATAAATGTAGATTTCTTCCATTTGGTGTTGCTTTCTCCCGCTTCTGTGCTACATTCTTCGTATGGCTGCTGCGGTCTGGCACCCAGAAAATTTGCCGGAAAATCAGGTTGTGACTCTCGTCCAACCACCGGCACAAGTTGCGTCACTGGCCTCCCGGCACGGGCAGAGTACCGTTCGTGCCGTCCTTTTTTTGCCCTGACCCCCTACTCCCCCTCATTCTCAAAAGCGGTAATATGATCCGTATGAAGCGTTTCTTCGGCTGCGTTCTCCTTGGCGTCTTGTCCCTCGCCGCATCGGCTCAGTATACGAACCCGTCCGCGGATGTCCCCGCCTACAATCTCGAAGCTCCCAAGAAGCCGCTGCCGCCGATCATGTCCGGGACCCAGCTCACGGGCGACTACTTCCAGCATCCTTATCAGGTTGTCGCCTACAAGATGGCAGCAAAGATTCCCGCCGTCCTCAGCCAGCAGCCTTGTTACTGCCGCTGCGACCGCGCGATGGGCCACAACAGCCTGCATAGTTGTTTCGAAGGAACCCACGGCGCAGCTTGCTCCACCTGCATGAAGGAGGGCGTCTACGCCTATCAGCAGACCAAGCTTGGCAAGACCCCGACCCAGATCCGCGCCGGCATCGAGCGCGGCGAGTGGCAGCAGGTCGACCTCGAAAAGGCCGCCCTCTGAGCTGGCTGGCATGGGCGCTTCTCTCAGCCGTCTTCGCCGCGGCGACTGCCTTGCTCGCGAAAGTCGGTGTATCCGGAATCGACTCCAACCTCGCCACCGCAATCCGCACCACCGTCGTCTTCGTCTTCGCATGGGCAGTAGCCATCGCCCTTGAGAAGCACAACGCCATCTCCATGATCGGCCGCCGGAGCTGGATCTTCCTCATCCTCTCCGGCCTGTGTACCGGCCTCTCCTGGATCTGCTACTTCCGCGCGCTCCAACTTGGCCCGGCCTCGAGCGTCGCTCCCATCGACAAACTCAGCGTCGTTCTCGTCATTGTCTGCGCTTGGCTCTTTCTGGGCGAGCACCTCAACGCGATGAAGCTGCTCGGCGGATCGCTCATCACCGTCGGCGCGATCATCATCGCCCTCGCCTAGGTCTCCTCAATCTCCACCCCGTCATCTCGACCGAAGCCTCTCGCAGCCTCATCGCGAGAGGCGTAGCGGAGAGACCCCCGCATTCGTCCCATGTAACGTTAGCGCTATACTGGAGAAAGTTCTTTGTAACGCTTCAACGCAATGTTGAGCCAGCTCCACAATGGGGGCGTCACGGCTTCGACGGGATTGCTTGTGGCAGAGAGGCATGCCGGGGTGGGTACACCCGTAATCGCGCCCAAAACTATAAGTGCCGAACCTCAGTTCGCTCTTGCTGCTTAATCATAAGTAGCCGATCGCTTCCGCTTCGCCTACGGGCGGATACCGATCGTCGCACAGTAGGCTGGCTCAACGTGTTCCGTCTGTACACCGCGAGTGAGATCAATCAGGCTGGTCGCCGTCGCATCTTCGTCCGTTCTAAGCGCCGGTGACGAGACAAAGATGAACCTGGAAAAAGCATGAAAGCTCTCTGTTATTGGTAGTTTCGGACGCGGGTTCGACTCCCGCCGCCTCCACCATTCCTTCTTTTACTTCCAACGCAACTCCAGAAGCGTCGACGCCGCAGGCTCGAGGCTCACGCTCAGTTCGCCCTTCGCGGGCTCGAGAGCCGTGCCCGAAGCGACATCGACTACCGAGACACTCCCCGCCGGGGCCAGCTTCTCATCAATCCGCGCCAGCGACACCGACACCTTCTGCTTCTTCTTCTCATCGAAGTTGAAGATTGCTACATACGCTCCGTGCAGCGTGGGCCGATAGAAGACATTTGCGCCCTGATCACCGGTATTCCCTTCCACCGGCAGAAACGTCTTCCCTTCCGCCGCGATCTTCATCCACGCGCGATTGTTATAGACATCCTTCGCCAGCGCCTGCCCTTCGGGATCGTCCGCAAGTTGCGAGCTATCGAGGATCATTCCGCCACTGATCACCGTCGAGAGCAACCGGCTCTTCCCTTCATCCACAGTCCGCGCACCAAGATCCGCCTTGCTGCCCAGCACCACGTGATCCGGATCCGTGATGTAGAGATTCTTGCTCGACCACCATCCATAGGTAAGCGAGTTCAGCATGTACTCCGTCGACTGCTCGCGCCCGGCAATATGTCCCTTCGTGTCGCAAGCCAGCCGCCGCGCATGGCCATAGCCCGAAGGAAACAGCGGCGCGATCGACAGGCTCAGAAACATCTTCGGCCCTGCCTCCGCAACGACCTGCTTCATGCCAGCGTTATAAGCCTCGATCCCCGTCTGGATCGCAGGATCATAATGCGCTCCCTCCAGCGCCCCATGAGCCAGAAAGTCGATCTTGATGTAATTGAAATCGAGCCGATGCATCTGCTCGAAGAAGTATTTGATCCGCGCCTTCGCTCCGGGATGCGTCGGATCGACCGGCCAAAGTCCATCCACCTTCGGCATCATCGAACCATCCGGCGCCTTGAGGATGATGTCGCGATAGCGATACTTCATCCCCGTGCCTTCGACATACGCATCAAGATCATCCAGGTGATACACAAACGGAGCCCAGTAGATTCCGGGCTCGAAGTGCATCCCTTGAGCGTTCTTCATCCCTCGAATGATCGAGACCGACTCAGCAAGCTGTATAGGGTCGAGCTTCCACCAGAACGCATCGAGATTGACGTACACGACACGGTTGTCGCCAAAGCCTTCAGGCACCAGCTTGTCTCTTACAAATGCTGCCGTATCCAGATAACGCTTGTCGCTGATCTTGTCCGCATAGGCCGCCCAACTATTCCATCCGATCGGAGCGCCCGAAGCCCACTTCAGCGGTGGCTGAATCGCAGCATTCGCCTCACCGTACGCTTCTAGCCCCTCGCGCCAGTCCGCGAACGATCCGATAAAAATGCGAGGCGAAGTGACATGCGCCCCACGCACGATCCCATGCGGCACCGTGTCATGTGTGTCTGTGCGAACTCCCGTTGGCGATGTGATGCCTCCATAGATGTCCAGATCAGTCAGTTCCCCATCCGCAGCATGGGCCTCAATCGCAGTCTTCCACTTGTCGTGAACAATGGAACCAAGAAGCAACGCCTGCCGCGTCGTATTGTCGTAGATCGCTGTCGCTTCGTTGCCGGAAAATAGCTGTCCCGGCTTCATCTCCGCCACAGCCACGCTGTTGTAGCGGAACCACATGTCGTTATCGAACGGAACATGCAGGATGCGAAGATCTTTGCCCTCGATTCGAAGCGAACCACTTCCCTTCAAGACCACAGCGTCGAAGTGCCGCGTGCCCACACTGCCGGTCTTCGCTTGCAGTTCCGCCTGCACGGCAATCGCTGAAACCTTGTCGTACACCCAGATTCGCTGAATCAGATTGGGTAGCCCGGGCGCTGTGCTCTTCACTGCGTAAACGCGAGTCCCCGGTACTGTGGAAGTCTTCTGCCCGGCGTCCAGCACATGGCTGCTGTACGCAGTGGACGACACCGTCTTTCCATCCTCAAGCACCGCCCCGCTCGCAAGGCCAGTGATCGAGTGGCCATCATTCCACGAGATATCCATCAGCCCGCTATCACGGTGATAGTGCACCACAACCGCCTTGCCACGAAGCTCGATCGCCTTCGAAGAGGCAGGCACACTCTGTGCAAAGGAAGGCAGCGCGAAAACGGCCGATGTGACCGCGATAAACCAAGCGAATGCAACCGCTTTCATTTCATCTCCTGGAGATTCTGATCGCAGCAAAGGTAAGACTTAGCCCCGCAGCGGTTCTTCTTCGACTTCAAGGTTGGATTGGTCTTAGCCCAGCAACTCGTGCCGCATATACTCGTTCACGAACTTGCCCTTCGGGTCATACTGTTTGAGCAGCTGCGTGAAATCATCGGCCCGAGGATATGCCGCACGAACCTGAGGAGCCGCGAGCGTATTTACCTTGCCCCAGTGCGGTCGCGGCGTAAACGGCATAAGCTTCGCCTCCACCTGCGGAATCACCTTCATCACGGCATCCCACTCCGGTTTCCACGTAAAGTGGATCGCCAACGAGCGCCGCTTGTACGCCATGCTCATCCAAAGCTCGTCAGCCGCAATCGACCGCAGCTCCGTCACGAAGAGATGCGGCGTTATCTGGTCCTTCAGGCTCTCGACAGCAAGAACAGCTTCATACGCATGCTCGAACGGAACGAAGTACTCCGTCTGAATCTCGCGACCCGTTGAAGGCGTGAACTCCATCTTGAAGTGCGGAAGCCGCTCATACCACTTGCCCACGCTGTTCAGTTGATCGGTGGTCTTCTCCGGCCCCTGTCCCACGACCGGGTGCAGCTTCTCTTTCGCCAGCGTCGCTCCATAAAACAGCTCCGGCGGCGCAGCTCCCCCACCCTGATCCACCCGCCGCTTGATCCATACCTCCCAAGCCTTATGGTGCTGCCAGTTCGTGAAGAGCGAGAGGCTGTAGCCCGTATTCATGATGGCTTCGAAGTTGTGTTCCAGCTCGTGGAAGTCCAGCGCCTGGTAGACGATCTGCGTCATCTCGTAGCTCGGTTCGACATCGAGTGTCACGTGCGTCACCACGCCCAGCGACCCCATGCTCACCACCGCGCCATGGAACGCATCGCCATCCTTCGCCCGCGTCAGCGTATGCACCGTACCATCGGCAGCAACGATCTCCAGCCCACTCACCGAGGTAGCGAGTCCGCCATTCCGCAGACCTGACCCGTGCGTCCCCGTAGCGATTGACCCGCCAACCGAGATATGTGGCAGCGAAGCCATATTCGCCAGCGCGAACCCCGCGTTATCTAACTGCACCGCAAGGTCGCCATACTTGATGCCGGCACCGACTGTCACCGTCTTCGCGGCCGCATCCAGCTTGAAGTCATGCAAGCCCAGCGTGCTGATCTGCGCGACCTTCGAGTCCGCGATGCCATTAAAGCTGTGCCGAGTCCCTAGAGCCCTGACGCTGTCAACGCTCGTCACTGCCTTTTGAACATCAGCGACGGAGGCCGGCTGCAGCACGTTATCGGTTGAGTAGCGAAACGTCCCAGCCCAGTTCTCACGCGGACCTCCACTTCCTGCCTGCGCCACTCCACCCCGAACCGCCGTCATGGCTGCCAGCGCCGCGCTGCCCTTGAGAAACTGCCGCTTATCCATAAATCTGTGCCTGCTCCCAATCGCCTTCGGTATGGTTGGCCGCTTCGCTCAATCATGGCCGCGACAATCATACGCACACCTCTCATCGATTGGGAACGAGGGATCAAGCCACACAAGCCGCAACCGCCTCGGCCTCTCGCTCGAAGACGCTGAACAGATTCAGAATATGCACCATCTTGAACGTCTTATACGCAAACGGAGAAAGGCTCACCAGCTTCGTATCCCCGCCCAGCTTCTTCGACTGCTGCAGCGCGTTCACGATCGACCCAATCCCCGACGAGTCGATCACCGGCATCGCCTCCAGATTGAGAACCAGAAAAGGGTGGTCCGTAGCGAACGCCTCTCGCACCGCCGCGTCGAACTTATCCAACTGCTCGCCCATCTTCAGCGCGCCCTTGATGCGGATGGTACAGGTCTTCCCACTTTGAAGAACGTCGAGGTCCAAGGAGTTGTTTACCTTTCCAACAGATTGTTCTACATTTGTGAAACTTCGCTACAACCACAAGACTGCTCAGAGTCTATCTTGCTGGGACCTGCCGTCAAGGGAGACCCAAGTACAGTCCATGCCTGATGTCACCACCACGCCAGTCACCGAGAGTATAGATGTCGCCGCGCGTCTCTTCGTGGCCACTTCGGTAGCTTCTCGTGCGAGGCTGCTCGCGACGGCTGCCGCCGATCTTATCGGAGACGCCGCCGCGGCTATCTACCTCTTCAGCTCAGAAGCTGACACCGCCGACTGGCGAATGGCCGCAAGCACGATCGATATCTCCCTCACGCGGGAGCTCGACTGGTCCACCGTCGCGCCACTCGCCGCTCTGCTCGAAGACCCCGAGAACGCCTTTATCCTCGCCGAACCCGACCTCACCCGCGAACACTATCAACACCTCGACATCACCCGCCCGGTCACCTCGACCGCCTATCTGCCGATGATCTTCGGCGAGACGCTTATGGGGGCCATCGAAATCATCTCTTTCTCAAAAAAGATGACCCTCGAAGACCTCGAAACGCTTCAGCCACTCGCAGAGATTGGCGCGCCGGCGTTGCGCGAAGCCTCCCTGGTCGAAGGGCAACAGGCCGACCTGCTCGACTCTGTACACCGCATGACGCAGCTGTACGACCTCGAAAAGTCGCTCAACGCCACGCTCGATCTCGATCCGCTGATGCCCCTCATACCGCGCAAGGTCATCGCCATGCTTCACTGCCAGGCCGTCCACCTCTGGCTCTTCAACGGCGACGACCTCACCCTGATGGCAAGCGCCGGCGAAGACCCCACAGTCGAACTCGGAATGACGCAGTCCGCGAGCGAAGGCTACGTGGGCCAGATGGCCGAAGAAGGCGTCGCCATGCTCATCGCCGACCCGAACGATGAGCGTCTGCTCGTCCGGAACGCCGGCAGCGAAACTCCCGTGTGGACAGCGATGCTTGTCCCCTTGATGCAGGAAGAGGCCGAGGTCGGAGTCCTCGAGGCGATCAACCGCAACGACGGCGAACCCTTCGACGAAGACGACGAGTTCTTCTTCGGCTCCGTCGCCGAGACCGTCAGCAGCGCTCTGAAGAACGCCAACCTCATGCACGCCGAGCGCAAGCTCGAGATCCTCGAAGCCCTGGTCCATGTCAGCTCCGAGATCACCTCGACCCTCCGCCTCGAACGCCTTCTCCAGATCATCGTCAACAGCCCACAGAATGTCCTCCCCTTCGAACGCTGCTCCATCGCTCTCGACAACCGCGG
It contains:
- a CDS encoding TonB-dependent receptor; translated protein: MKEVGLRSITKFCAEIYTLATMFFLATSAHAVIVRGTVTDPLGAVVIGARVQLIQGQQAIALGVTNVDGVFEIRSTAKGRFRLLTSAATFTPGIGKDFYGNVTEVVSQNVVLEIASVTEQVTVTATGIETPIQQTSAALSLVSYDAFLGRLGVIDPLRQAPGVQFVQQGQLGGVTSLFVRGGNSTANKVLIDGTTAEDVGGTFDFGTVTQTGIASAELYRGPNSVLYGSDAGASVVSFNTPRGESVKPVFVYTGEGGNFSTYRNQAEVSGTHQKLDYYAAFSRLNSSNALPLDEYHSVTEAANLGYALIPGVQARFTLRNGVSASGLPGAHDFFGISNNGKEADQDLYSGLTLESSSFGDRWHNLVRYGVTRKREQIYQYAYNGTPVDVFGFTEYFGNVVTIRGANGYSATGQTDFFGSNSNSSSNRDELFFQTDFAFSHHFTGLGSFRYEDERGSFVLPDYGENEKIERRNYEYTLQFQGDIKNRLFYSAGGAVEKNHLYGIAGTPRIGLAYIPVRISNGWFRGTKLRASAATGVQEPTLALEFQSLYKQVLESDPNAAADIAAYKIRQPTAQRSRSYDIGVDQNILGERLILKAGYFHNVFDRQLEGVDYHGLNEYFGIPTDIANPDGGIYEAYVNSLAFRAQGAEMEIQWQALKHLFVRGGYTYLDAVVKQSFASDAVAANEGAATTNPNLPGIAIGALSPLVGARPFRRPPHTGFFAAQYSVSKFSVGMTGSLASRSDDSTFLDFADLNGDNTLLLPNRDLDFGYAKLDAHASVAATRKLTLFTQLDNLLGQQHIGPIGYPALPFTARGGLTYRFGGE
- a CDS encoding quinone oxidoreductase family protein, with translation MVSEVATPIAGPGEVLVAIEAIGVNFIDVYFREGRYPAKLPFIPGQEAAGTVACVGEGVTEVAVGDRVAWCGVQGTYAEFAVAPAARLIRVPDHVTSQQAAAAMLQGMTAHYLCHSTYPIQPGDQVLIQAGAGGTGLLLTQMAKKLGARVFTTVSTEEKAELSREAGADEVLVYTKVDFAAEIKRLTEGEGVAVVYDSVGKSTFEQSLTCLHRRGTLVLFGGSSGAVPPFDLIRLSTMGSLFVTRPTLKDYIMSRGELEQRAGDVLGWISDGSLKLRVEHTYALREAEQAHRALESRSTTGKVLLLP
- a CDS encoding STAS domain-containing protein yields the protein MRDKELVYTINEGAREGTVIVRLDGPLTLGNMFKIQDELRAIHPPVTIFDLSNCEYMDSAGLGVLVNFYVSAEKNGRKIGLAGVNERIQALLEMTHVTTLLGVFPTVDEALANR
- a CDS encoding glycosyltransferase family 2 protein → MPKYSIVVPFHNEEENVTTLYDRVKHVMEQVGESFEMVFVDDGSRDRTYRLLEEIAAVDSRVLVIKLRRNFGQTSALAAGFDHSQGDFILAMDGDLQHDPNEIPNFLNKLEEGYDVVSGWRSQRGDNFILRRIPSRAANWLMAKLSGVNIHDFGTTFKAYRREVIQNIPLYGEMHRFIPALASWFGASICEIPISNPKREFGKSHYGISRTIRVFFDLLTIRFLLRYMTRPLHFFGAIGAFGVLAGGGLSFWLLLLKIITGQHVMVAHGPMFVVAGVLILAGIQMMGIGLLGELQVRHFHTSAHRAPYAVDRILRLRSSEESLLQ
- a CDS encoding CYCXC family (seleno)protein is translated as MKRFFGCVLLGVLSLAASAQYTNPSADVPAYNLEAPKKPLPPIMSGTQLTGDYFQHPYQVVAYKMAAKIPAVLSQQPCYCRCDRAMGHNSLHSCFEGTHGAACSTCMKEGVYAYQQTKLGKTPTQIRAGIERGEWQQVDLEKAAL
- a CDS encoding EamA family transporter encodes the protein MAAGRPRKGRPLSWLAWALLSAVFAAATALLAKVGVSGIDSNLATAIRTTVVFVFAWAVAIALEKHNAISMIGRRSWIFLILSGLCTGLSWICYFRALQLGPASSVAPIDKLSVVLVIVCAWLFLGEHLNAMKLLGGSLITVGAIIIALA
- a CDS encoding alpha-galactosidase, with the translated sequence MKAVAFAWFIAVTSAVFALPSFAQSVPASSKAIELRGKAVVVHYHRDSGLMDISWNDGHSITGLASGAVLEDGKTVSSTAYSSHVLDAGQKTSTVPGTRVYAVKSTAPGLPNLIQRIWVYDKVSAIAVQAELQAKTGSVGTRHFDAVVLKGSGSLRIEGKDLRILHVPFDNDMWFRYNSVAVAEMKPGQLFSGNEATAIYDNTTRQALLLGSIVHDKWKTAIEAHAADGELTDLDIYGGITSPTGVRTDTHDTVPHGIVRGAHVTSPRIFIGSFADWREGLEAYGEANAAIQPPLKWASGAPIGWNSWAAYADKISDKRYLDTAAFVRDKLVPEGFGDNRVVYVNLDAFWWKLDPIQLAESVSIIRGMKNAQGMHFEPGIYWAPFVYHLDDLDAYVEGTGMKYRYRDIILKAPDGSMMPKVDGLWPVDPTHPGAKARIKYFFEQMHRLDFNYIKIDFLAHGALEGAHYDPAIQTGIEAYNAGMKQVVAEAGPKMFLSLSIAPLFPSGYGHARRLACDTKGHIAGREQSTEYMLNSLTYGWWSSKNLYITDPDHVVLGSKADLGARTVDEGKSRLLSTVISGGMILDSSQLADDPEGQALAKDVYNNRAWMKIAAEGKTFLPVEGNTGDQGANVFYRPTLHGAYVAIFNFDEKKKQKVSVSLARIDEKLAPAGSVSVVDVASGTALEPAKGELSVSLEPAASTLLELRWK
- a CDS encoding FAD-binding protein; its protein translation is MDKRQFLKGSAALAAMTAVRGGVAQAGSGGPRENWAGTFRYSTDNVLQPASVADVQKAVTSVDSVRALGTRHSFNGIADSKVAQISTLGLHDFKLDAAAKTVTVGAGIKYGDLAVQLDNAGFALANMASLPHISVGGSIATGTHGSGLRNGGLATSVSGLEIVAADGTVHTLTRAKDGDAFHGAVVSMGSLGVVTHVTLDVEPSYEMTQIVYQALDFHELEHNFEAIMNTGYSLSLFTNWQHHKAWEVWIKRRVDQGGGAAPPELFYGATLAKEKLHPVVGQGPEKTTDQLNSVGKWYERLPHFKMEFTPSTGREIQTEYFVPFEHAYEAVLAVESLKDQITPHLFVTELRSIAADELWMSMAYKRRSLAIHFTWKPEWDAVMKVIPQVEAKLMPFTPRPHWGKVNTLAAPQVRAAYPRADDFTQLLKQYDPKGKFVNEYMRHELLG
- a CDS encoding STAS domain-containing protein; this translates as MDLDVLQSGKTCTIRIKGALKMGEQLDKFDAAVREAFATDHPFLVLNLEAMPVIDSSGIGSIVNALQQSKKLGGDTKLVSLSPFAYKTFKMVHILNLFSVFEREAEAVAACVA